One window of the Salvia miltiorrhiza cultivar Shanhuang (shh) chromosome 6, IMPLAD_Smil_shh, whole genome shotgun sequence genome contains the following:
- the LOC130990154 gene encoding protein DUF642 L-GALACTONO-1,4-LACTONE-RESPONSIVE GENE 2-like, whose protein sequence is MAYPTLSFLVLFILCNILASAKEATPLDGLLPNGNFEVGPKAVHLNKTVIIGKYSLPKWVISGIVEYISGGPQPGGFYFAVPRGIHAVRLGNEASITQYVRNLKPGTTYSLTFGATRTCAQDEVLRVSVPGLYSDLPIQTLYSTDGGDTYAWSFRANSSVVKVTFHNLGMQEDPTCGPLLDAIAIKERLPLKLTPGNLVKNGGFENGPHIFKNFSTGILVLPMRQDLYSPIPGWIVESLKPVKYIDSKHFNVPSGLAAIEFVGGRETAIAQVIRTVEQKWYQLTFTVGDAKNGCQGTMTVEAFAGRQSASVQFISQGKGWFKHATLRFQAVSNRTRIRFWNPFYHTKLHDFGHICGPVIDDVKVVPVA, encoded by the exons ATGGCCTATCCTACTCTTTCTTTCCTAGTCCTATTCATTCTTTGCAACATTCTAGCTTCTGCTAAAGAAGCTACACCTCTCGATG GACTACTACCGAATGGAAACTTTGAAGTTGGGCCAAAGGCAGTGCACCTGAATAAAACAGTGATAATTGGCAAGTACTCCCTCCCCAAATGGGTGATCTCCGGCATAGTTGAGTACATCTCCGGCGGGCCCCAGCCGGGCGGGTTCTACTTTGCCGTCCCGCGAGGGATCCACGCCGTGAGGCTCGGCAATGAGGCCTCGATAACACAGTACGTCAGGAATCTGAAGCCGGGCACGACCTACTCGCTCACATTTGGCGCAACCAGGACCTGTGCCCAAGATGAGGTGCTGAGGGTCTCAGTCCCCGGGCTGTACAGCGATCTCCCAATCCAGACGCTGTACAGCACTGATGGAGGGGATACGTATGCCTGGAGTTTCAGGGCAAATTCTAGTGTTGTGAAGGTCACATTCCACAATCTCGGGATGCAAGAAGATCCAACCTGTGGACCTCTTCTCGATGCCATTGCTATCAAGGAAAGGCTGCCCCTGAAATTAACACCAG GGAATTTGGTGAAGAACGGAGGATTCGAGAATGGCCCCCACATCTTCAAGAACTTCTCCACCGGAATCCTCGTCCTCCCCATGCGCCAGGACCTGTACTCACCTATCCCCGGATGGATCGTCGAGTCGCTCAAACCTGTCAAATACATCGACTCCAAGCACTTCAATGTGCCATCGGGGCTTGCAGCAATCGAATTTGTGGGAGGCAGAGAAACAGCAATCGCACAAGTTATTAGAACAGTTGAACAGAAATGGTACCAGCTCACATTCACCGTTGGAGACGCTAAGAACGGATGCCAAGGGACTATGACCGTGGAAGCTTTTGCAGGCAGGCAAAGTGCGAGTGTTCAGTTCATATCTCAGGGAAAAGGGTGGTTCAAGCATGCAACCCTTAGGTTTCAAGCAGTTTCAAACAGGACTAGGATTAGATTCTGGAATCCATTTTATCATACTAAATTGCATGATTTTGGTCATATTTGTGGCCCTGTTATTGATGATGTGAAGGTTGTTCCAGTTGCTTAG
- the LOC130990561 gene encoding RING-H2 finger protein ATL79-like: MRPLPSQPPIATVTAEFRIHQSPPPPTKSGVPNFQWRPYSSSGDFKANTVLVVVFLFCTLICGLAINFVIKHLCMRRRRIQSPDATCAATEKVSEVPPLIYSEGMKLAAAEECAICLSEFAVGERIRVLEKCRHGFHMECIERWLNSCSSCPICRANLR, from the coding sequence ATGAGACCACTACCATCTCAGCCGCCGATAGCCACCGTGACGGCTGAATTCCGCATCCACCAAtcgccaccgccgccgaccaAATCCGGCGTCCCGAATTTCCAATGGCGGCCGTACTCCAGTTCCGGAGATTTCAAGGCAAACACGGTCTTAGTCgtcgtcttcctcttctgcacgCTAATCTGCGGTCTGGCGATCAACTTCGTGATCAAACACCTGTGCATGCGGCGGCGCCGGATCCAGTCGCCGGATGCCACCTGCGCGGCGACGGAGAAGGTGAGCGAGGTTCCGCCGTTAATTTACTCAGAGGGGATGAAGCTCGCGGCGGCGGAGGAGTGTGCGATCTGCTTGTCGGAGTTCGCGGTTGGGGAGAGAATTAGGGTTCTAGAGAAGTGCCGTCATGGCTTCCATATGGAGTGCATAGAGCGGTGGCTGAATTCGTGCTCGTCATGCCCGATTTGCCGAGCAAATTTGCGGTAA
- the LOC130990155 gene encoding villin-2-like: protein MSNAAKSLEPAFQGVGQKAGLEIWRIENFQPVPLPKPDYGKFYSGDSYIVLQTIAGRGGGYHYDVHFWLGKDTSQDEAGTAAIKTVELDAVLGGRAVQYRELQGHESDKFLSYFKPCIIPLEGGVASGFKTPEEEEFETRLYICKGKRVVRLKQVPFSRSSLNHDDIFILDTENKIYQFNGANSNIQERGKALEVVQFLKDKYHEGTCDVAIVDDGKLKAESDSGEFWVLFGGFAPIGKKVITDDDVVAEKTSPQLYSIKDGHANPVEGELSKSLLENNRCYLLDCGNEIFLWVGRVTQIDERKASIQAAEEFVTSQNRPKSTQITRLIQGHENHAFKSKFDSWPMTSTTAVVEEGRGKVAALLKQQGGGVKAATKNAPVFEDVIPPLLAGGGKLEVWRINGSEKTAVPAEDIGKFYSGDCYVVLYTYHHHERKEDFYLCSWIGKDSVQEEAETATRLCNTMYNTLKGRPVQGRIYQGKEPPQFIAIFQPMVTLKGGMSSGYKDRIAERGVNDETYTGDGVALFRISGTSLHNNKALQVDAVATSLNSNECFVLQSGTTVFCWIGNQSTVEQQQLAAKVAEFLKPGSPIKHTKEGTESSIFWGAVGGKKPYTSKKSTPEGPRDPHLFAYSFHKGKFEVEEIYRFSQDDLLTEDMLILDTRAEVVVWVGQLVDPKEKQTAFEIGQTYVEMAASLDGLAPNVPLYKVAEGNEPCFFTTYFSWDPAKASLYGNSFQKKVLQLFGYGNEDKSNPSNNGGPTQRASALAALNNAFNSTSAPKPVIAPRAGAGQGSQRAAAVAALSSVLTAEKRSPDSSPVRRLRSPHAEASPTARTPRKSADAATSAFAEESKENLEGKDSEPAEPVEETNEEESDSKAENEQDEAASEAVRGTYSYEQLKSKATIPGVDYKRREAYLSDEEFETVFEMSREAFYQNPKWKQDLLKKKADLF, encoded by the exons ATGTCTAACGCAGCAAAATCTCTGGAACCTGCTTTTCAGGGAGTTGGTCAGAAAGC AGGGCTTGAGATATGGAGAATTGAGAACTTCCAACCAGTTCCCTTGCCAAAACCTGATTATGGTAAATTCTACTCCGGAGATTCATATATCGTTCTACAG ACAATTGCTGGAAGAGGAGGCGGTTATCATTATGATGTACACTTCTGGCTCGGAAAGGATACTAGCCAA GACGAAGCAGGGACTGCAGCTATCAAAACTGTCGAACTTGATGCAGTTCTTGGAGGTCGCGCTGTTCAGTACAGAGAATTGCAAGGGCACGAGTCTGACAAATTCTTGTCGTACTTTAAACCTTGTATCATACCACTAGAAGGTGGTGTTGCATCTGGGTTTAAGACGCCCGAAGAGGAAGAGTTTGAAACTCGATTATACATCTGTAAAGGAAAACGCGTTGTAAGGTTGAAGCAG GTCCCATTCTCCCGGTCATCATTGAATCACGACGATATTTTTATTCTCGACACTGAAAACAAGATATATCAGTTCAATGGTGCAAATTCAAACATTCAAGAAAGGGGAAAGGCATTAGAAGTAGTCCAATTTCTGAAGGACAAGTACCATGAAGGGACTTGTGACGTTGCAATCGTTG ATGATGGAAAATTAAAAGCAGAATCAGATTCGGGTGAATTTTGGGTTCTCTTTGGAGGCTTTGCTCCCATTGGTAAAAAAGTTATTACTGACGATGATGTTGTTGCGGAGAAGACTTCTCCACAGCTTTACAG CATAAAAGATGGCCATGCTAATCCCGTAGAAGGAGAGCTTTCCAAGTCACTCCTTGAAAATAACAGATGCTATTTGCTGGATTGTGGCAATGAGATATTTCTTTGGGTTGGCCGGGTAACTCAAATCGACGAGAGAAAAGCTTCTATTCAAGCTGCAGAG GAGTTTGTTACTAGCCAAAATAGAccaaaatcaacacaaataactCGGCTTATTCAAGGTCATGAGAATCATGCTTTCAAGTCCAAGTTTGATTCCTGGCCCATGACATCAACTACTGCTGTTGTCGAGGAGGGAAGGGGGAAAGTAGCAG CTTTACTGAAACAACAAGGTGGCGGCGTGAAAGCAGCTACCAAAAATGCTCCAGTTTTCGAGGATGTCATTCCTCCATTGCTTGCAGGAGGTGGAAAACTAGAG GTTTGGCGAATCAATGGCAGCGAGAAAACTGCAGTTCCTGCAGAAGATATTGGAAAATTTTACAGCGGGGATTGCTATGTCGTGCTTTACACATACCATCACCATGAAAGAAAGGAAGATTTCTATTTGTGTAGTTGGATTGGGAAAGATAGCGTTCAG GAAGAAGCAGAGACAGCTACTAGATTGTGTAATACAATGTACAACACACTGAAAGGGAGGCCAGTGCAG GGCCGTATATATCAAGGGAAAGAGCCACCTCAGTTTATCGCGATATTCCAGCCTATGGTGACCCTTAAG GGTGGAATGAGTTCTGGCTACAAGGACCGCATCGCTGAACGAGGCGTAAATGATGAGACTTACACTGGCGATGGCGTTGCTCTATTCCGCATATCTGGAACTTCTCTGCATAATAATAAAGCTCTTCAAGTTGACGCG GTGGCCACATCATTGAACTCAAACGAGTGTTTTGTGCTTCAATCTGGAACAACAGTTTTCTGTTGGATAGGGAATCAAAGCACCGTTGAGCAACAACAATTAGCAGCCAAGGTTGCAGAATTTCTCAAG CCTGGATCACCGATCAAGCACACTAAAGAGGGAACAGAGAGCTCGATCTTCTGGGGTGCCGTCGGAGGAAAAAAGCCTTACACCAGTAAGAAGTCCACCCCCGAGGGTCCCAGGGATCCTCACTTGTTTGCTTACTCCTTTCATAAAG GAAAATTTGAG GTTGAAGAAATATACAGATTCTCTCAAGATGATCTGTTAACCGAGGATATGTTGATACTGGATACACGTGCTGAAGTAGTTGTTTGGGTTGGCCAATTAGTGGATCCAAAAGAGAAGCAAACAGCCTTCGAGATTGGACAG ACATACGTGGAGATGGCTGCCTCACTCGATGGGTTGGCCCCGAATGTTCCACTTTACAAAGTCGCCGAAGGAAACGAGCCATGCTTCTTCACCACATATTTTTCATGGGATCCTGCAAAAGCAAGT CTATATGGGAACTCGTTCCAAAAGAAGGTTCTGCAACTCTTTGGTTACGGCAATGAG GATAAGTCCAATCCTTCAAATAACGGGGGACCAACTCAAAGGGCTTCAGCTTTGGCAGCTTTGAACAATGCATTTAATTCAACTTCAGCTCCGAAACCTGTCATAGCTCCTAGGGCCGGAGCAGGTCAAGGATCGCAGAGAGCTGCTGCGGTGGCTGCTTTATCTTCCGTTTTGACTGCTGAGAAACGATCACCCGATTCATCTCCAGTTCGAAGGCTTAGAAGTCCCCATGCAGAAGCTAGCCCTActg CTCGAACTCCAAGGAAGAGCGCAGATGCTGCTACCTCTGCCTTTGCAGAAGAATCCAAAGAAAATTTGGAAGGGAAGGATTCCGAGCCAGCTGAGCCTGTTGAAGAGACTAATGAGGAGGAATCCGATTCAAAGGCTGAAAACGAGCAAGACGAGGCTGCCTCTGAAGCTGTTCGGGGCACATACAGTTACGAGCAGCTCAAGTCCAAGGCTACCATCCCAGGGGTTGATTACAAACGACGAGAG GCTTATCTTTCTGATGAAGAATTCGAGACAGTGTTTGAGATGAGCAGAGAAGCTTTCTACCAGAACCCCAAATGGAAGCAAGACCTTCTCAAAAAGAAAGCCGATCTCTTCTAA